A genomic region of Mycobacterium senriense contains the following coding sequences:
- the thrC gene encoding threonine synthase has product MSAPRTAVHKPWPGLIEAYRDRLPVGDNWTPVTLLEGGTPLIAAGRISEKTGCSVHLKVEGLNPTGSFKDRGMTMAVTDALARGQQAVLCASTGNTSASAAAYAARAGITCAVLIPQGKIAMGKLAQAVMHGAKIIQIDGNFDDCLELARKMAADFPTIALVNSVNPVRIEGQKTAAFEIVDALGTAPDVHALPVGNAGNITAYWKGYTEYHHEGLIEKLPRMLGTQAAGAAPLVHGAPVKNPETIATAIRIGAPASWTAAVDAQQQSNGRFLAATDEEILAAYHLVAESEGIFVEPASAASIAGLFKAIDDGWVARGSTVVCTVTGNGLKDPDTALRDMPTVTPLPVDPVLVVEKLGLA; this is encoded by the coding sequence ATGAGCGCCCCGCGCACCGCCGTCCACAAGCCGTGGCCCGGTCTCATCGAGGCATATCGGGACCGGTTACCGGTGGGCGACAACTGGACCCCGGTCACCCTGCTCGAGGGGGGCACCCCGCTGATCGCGGCGGGCCGGATCTCGGAAAAGACCGGCTGCAGTGTTCATCTGAAAGTCGAGGGCCTCAATCCCACCGGGTCATTCAAAGACCGGGGCATGACGATGGCCGTCACCGATGCACTGGCGCGTGGCCAGCAGGCGGTGCTGTGTGCGTCGACCGGAAACACCTCGGCGTCGGCGGCGGCCTACGCGGCGCGCGCCGGCATCACCTGTGCGGTGCTGATACCGCAGGGCAAGATCGCGATGGGCAAGCTGGCGCAGGCGGTCATGCACGGCGCCAAGATCATCCAGATCGACGGCAACTTCGACGACTGCCTGGAACTGGCCCGCAAGATGGCCGCCGACTTTCCGACCATCGCGCTGGTCAACTCGGTGAACCCGGTGCGCATCGAGGGCCAGAAGACGGCGGCGTTCGAGATCGTCGACGCGCTGGGGACCGCGCCCGACGTGCACGCCCTGCCGGTCGGCAACGCGGGAAACATCACCGCGTACTGGAAGGGATACACCGAGTATCACCACGAGGGTTTGATCGAGAAGTTGCCGCGCATGCTGGGCACGCAGGCGGCCGGTGCGGCCCCGCTGGTGCACGGCGCGCCGGTCAAGAACCCGGAGACCATCGCGACCGCGATCCGCATCGGCGCCCCCGCGTCGTGGACGGCGGCCGTTGACGCGCAGCAGCAATCGAACGGCCGCTTCCTGGCCGCGACCGACGAAGAGATCCTGGCCGCCTACCACCTGGTGGCGGAGTCCGAGGGCATCTTCGTCGAACCCGCCTCGGCGGCCAGCATCGCGGGGCTGTTCAAGGCCATCGACGACGGCTGGGTGGCCCGCGGGTCGACGGTCGTGTGCACGGTGACCGGCAACGGCCTCAAGGACCCCGACACCGCGCTGCGGGATATGCCGACCGTGACCCCGCTGCCGGTGGACCCGGTCCTCGTGGTCGAAAAGCTGGGGCTGGCCTAG
- a CDS encoding ATP synthase subunit I, with translation MTTPAQDAPLVFPSVAFRPVRLLAISIAITAVAVLAAGLSGHLMVGVFFGIGLLLGLLNAVLVRRSVEAITAKDHPLKRSMAVNSASRLAIITVVGLIIAYVFRPAGLGVVFGLALFQVLLVAATALPVWKKLRAGDWAEPSDGAEGGVIEGSEGTEGRNPTDA, from the coding sequence GTGACGACACCAGCGCAGGACGCGCCGTTGGTGTTTCCCTCTGTTGCTTTCCGTCCGGTTCGGCTCTTAGCGATCAGCATTGCCATCACCGCAGTGGCGGTGCTCGCCGCCGGACTGTCCGGTCACCTGATGGTCGGAGTCTTCTTCGGTATCGGGCTTCTCCTGGGTTTGCTCAATGCGGTGTTGGTGCGTCGCTCGGTTGAAGCGATTACCGCCAAGGATCACCCGCTGAAAAGGTCGATGGCGGTCAACTCGGCGTCAAGACTGGCCATCATCACCGTCGTCGGGCTGATCATCGCCTACGTCTTCCGGCCCGCCGGCCTGGGCGTTGTGTTCGGACTGGCGCTTTTCCAGGTCCTATTGGTCGCCGCGACAGCGCTCCCGGTGTGGAAGAAGTTGCGCGCCGGCGACTGGGCGGAGCCTTCGGACGGTGCCGAGGGCGGCGTGATCGAAGGATCGGAAGGAACGGAAGGAAGGAACCCCACCGATGCCTGA
- the prmC gene encoding peptide chain release factor N(5)-glutamine methyltransferase codes for MNVLRRAIDDAAATLAEAGIDSARWDAEQLAAHLAGTDRGRLALLDPPGEEFFGRYRDVVAARSQRVPLQHLLGTAAFGPVTLHVGPGVFVPRPETEALLEWAVAQQLAPRPVIVDLCTGSGALAVALAHHLPAARIIAIDNSDAALDYARRNAQGTAIELLRADVTELASRPALLAQLDGRVDMVVANPPYVPDDALLDPEVAQHDPQQAVFGGPDGLAVIAHLVRLAARWLRPGGLIGVEHDDTTSAQTAELFDRTAAFDTVQARTDLTGRPRFVTARRRATAGGGNVAND; via the coding sequence ATGAACGTCCTGCGGCGCGCGATCGACGATGCTGCGGCCACCCTTGCCGAAGCGGGAATCGATTCCGCGCGTTGGGATGCCGAACAGCTGGCCGCCCACCTGGCTGGAACCGACCGCGGGCGCCTGGCCCTGCTGGACCCGCCCGGCGAGGAGTTTTTCGGCCGCTACCGCGACGTCGTGGCGGCGCGCTCCCAACGCGTGCCGCTGCAACATCTGCTGGGGACCGCGGCATTCGGTCCCGTGACGCTACACGTCGGACCCGGGGTTTTCGTACCCCGCCCCGAGACCGAGGCACTACTGGAATGGGCTGTTGCACAACAACTTGCGCCGCGGCCCGTCATCGTCGACTTGTGCACCGGTTCGGGCGCTTTGGCGGTGGCGCTGGCCCACCACCTGCCTGCCGCGCGGATCATCGCGATCGATAACTCCGACGCCGCGCTCGACTACGCGCGCCGCAACGCGCAGGGCACCGCGATCGAGCTGCTGCGCGCCGACGTCACCGAGCTGGCTTCCCGGCCCGCACTGCTCGCCCAACTGGACGGTCGGGTCGACATGGTGGTGGCCAACCCGCCCTATGTTCCCGATGATGCCTTGCTGGATCCCGAGGTCGCGCAACATGATCCGCAGCAGGCGGTCTTCGGCGGTCCGGACGGATTGGCGGTGATCGCGCACCTCGTCCGCCTCGCCGCCCGCTGGCTGCGCCCGGGCGGGCTGATCGGCGTCGAGCACGACGACACCACCTCGGCCCAGACTGCGGAATTATTCGATCGCACAGCAGCATTCGACACCGTCCAGGCCCGAACGGACCTGACCGGCCGACCGCGATTCGTGACGGCCCGCAGGAGGGCGACGGCCGGGGGAGGGAACGTCGCCAATGACTGA
- the rpmE gene encoding 50S ribosomal protein L31, with amino-acid sequence MKADIHPAYGETTVLCGCGNTFQTRSTKDGGHIVVEVCSQCHPFYTGKQKILDSGGRVARFEKRYGKRNAGAAADK; translated from the coding sequence ATGAAAGCTGACATTCACCCCGCCTACGGGGAGACCACGGTGCTCTGCGGGTGTGGCAACACCTTCCAGACGCGCAGCACCAAGGACGGCGGACACATCGTCGTCGAGGTCTGCTCGCAGTGCCACCCCTTCTACACAGGCAAGCAGAAGATCCTCGACAGCGGTGGCCGCGTGGCCCGCTTCGAGAAGCGGTACGGCAAGCGCAACGCCGGCGCTGCTGCCGACAAATAG
- the lysA gene encoding diaminopimelate decarboxylase, which produces MNVHPAGPRHAEETRHAESPLRPQSPEELLLLAPNVWPRNVARDEAGVASIAGVTVTDLAHEYGTPLFVIDEDDFRYRCREIASAFGGGKNVHYAAKAFLCSEIARWIDEEGLSLDVCTGGELAVALHANFPPERITFHGNNKSVAELTAAVKAGVGHVVLDSMVEIERLDAIAGEAGIVQDVFVRLTVGVEAHTHEFISTAHEDQKFGLSLASGAALDAVGKVFDTRHLRLVGLHSHIGSQIFDVAGFELAAHRVIGLLHQAVEQFGVEKAAQISTVDLGGGLGISYLAADDPPPMGELAAKLSEIVRNESAAVGLPTPRLVVEPGRAIAGPGTITLYEVGTVKDVDVSATAHRRYVSVDGGMSDNIRTALYDAQYDARLVSRLSDAPAESARIVGKHCESGDIVVRDTWMPGDLRPGDLIGVAATGAYCYSLSSRYNMICRPAVVAVRDGRARQVLRRETVDDLLSLEVR; this is translated from the coding sequence GTGAACGTTCACCCCGCCGGTCCTCGGCACGCCGAAGAGACCCGTCACGCCGAAAGCCCGCTGCGGCCGCAATCCCCCGAGGAGCTGCTGCTGTTGGCGCCGAATGTGTGGCCGCGCAACGTCGCTCGCGATGAAGCCGGAGTCGCCAGCATCGCGGGTGTGACGGTGACCGACCTCGCCCACGAGTACGGGACCCCGCTGTTCGTCATCGACGAGGACGACTTCCGGTACCGCTGCCGGGAGATCGCGTCGGCCTTCGGCGGCGGCAAGAACGTGCACTATGCCGCGAAGGCGTTCCTGTGCAGCGAGATTGCGCGCTGGATCGACGAAGAAGGCCTGTCCCTCGACGTCTGCACCGGCGGGGAGCTGGCGGTCGCGCTGCACGCCAACTTCCCACCCGAGCGGATCACGTTCCACGGCAACAACAAATCGGTCGCCGAGCTGACGGCCGCGGTCAAAGCCGGTGTCGGCCATGTTGTGTTGGACTCGATGGTCGAGATCGAGCGTCTCGACGCCATCGCGGGGGAGGCGGGCATCGTCCAGGATGTCTTCGTCCGTCTCACCGTCGGTGTCGAGGCGCACACCCACGAGTTCATCTCCACCGCGCACGAGGACCAGAAGTTCGGGTTGTCGCTGGCCAGCGGCGCGGCTCTGGACGCCGTCGGCAAAGTATTCGACACCCGGCACCTGCGACTGGTGGGCCTGCACAGTCACATCGGTTCGCAGATCTTCGACGTCGCCGGCTTCGAACTCGCCGCCCACCGCGTGATCGGTCTGCTACACCAAGCCGTCGAACAATTCGGTGTCGAGAAGGCCGCACAGATCTCCACCGTGGATCTGGGTGGCGGACTGGGCATCTCCTATCTCGCCGCCGACGATCCGCCGCCGATGGGCGAGCTGGCCGCCAAGCTGAGCGAGATCGTGCGCAACGAGTCGGCGGCCGTCGGGCTGCCGACCCCGCGGCTGGTGGTCGAGCCGGGACGGGCCATCGCCGGGCCCGGCACCATCACGCTCTACGAGGTGGGCACCGTCAAGGATGTCGACGTGAGCGCCACCGCGCACCGGCGCTACGTCAGCGTCGACGGCGGCATGAGCGACAACATCCGCACCGCACTCTATGACGCGCAGTACGACGCCCGGCTGGTCTCGCGGCTCAGCGATGCGCCGGCCGAGTCGGCCCGTATCGTCGGAAAGCATTGCGAGAGCGGCGATATCGTGGTGCGCGACACCTGGATGCCCGGAGACCTGCGCCCGGGCGACCTGATCGGGGTCGCCGCCACCGGTGCCTACTGTTATTCATTGTCGAGTCGTTACAACATGATCTGTCGCCCCGCCGTCGTCGCGGTGCGCGACGGGCGCGCCCGTCAGGTCCTGCGTCGTGAGACGGTCGACGATCTATTGAGTCTGGAAGTGAGGTGA
- a CDS encoding L-threonylcarbamoyladenylate synthase, translating into MTEVFDCADPGQRSLGIAAAAGALKGGRLVVMPTDTVYGIGADAFNSAAVSALLSAKGRGRDMPVGVLVGSWHTIEGLVYTMPDGARDLIRAFWPGALSLVVSQAPSLQWDLGDARGTVMLRMPLHPVAIELLREVGPLAVSSANISGRPAAVDADEARSQLGDLVDVYLAAGPADQAAASTIVDLTGATPRILRPGPVSAEQIAEVLAVDPESLTAKA; encoded by the coding sequence ATGACTGAGGTCTTCGACTGTGCGGATCCCGGTCAGCGTTCACTGGGAATCGCCGCGGCGGCAGGAGCGCTCAAGGGCGGCCGGCTGGTCGTCATGCCCACCGACACCGTGTACGGCATCGGCGCCGACGCGTTCAACAGCGCCGCGGTCTCCGCATTGCTGTCGGCAAAGGGCCGGGGGCGCGACATGCCGGTCGGGGTGCTGGTCGGCTCGTGGCACACCATCGAGGGACTCGTCTACACCATGCCGGACGGGGCCCGCGACCTGATCCGCGCCTTCTGGCCGGGTGCGTTGAGCCTCGTGGTCAGCCAGGCGCCGTCGTTGCAGTGGGATCTCGGCGACGCCCGCGGCACGGTGATGTTGCGCATGCCGCTGCATCCCGTCGCCATCGAACTGTTGCGTGAGGTCGGGCCCCTGGCGGTGTCCAGCGCCAACATCTCCGGCCGCCCGGCGGCCGTGGACGCCGACGAGGCGCGCAGTCAGCTCGGCGATCTGGTGGACGTCTATTTGGCGGCGGGCCCGGCCGATCAGGCGGCCGCCTCGACGATCGTCGACCTGACCGGTGCGACGCCGCGGATTCTGCGGCCGGGCCCGGTGAGCGCCGAGCAGATCGCGGAAGTGCTCGCCGTCGATCCCGAAAGCCTGACCGCCAAGGCCTGA
- the rho gene encoding transcription termination factor Rho, which produces MTDTDLFTAGENTDANQVSNAVTTDTPDAKPNVSGGSLSTMVLPELRALANQVGVKGTSGMRKNELIAAIKEVRGQANGAPANGAKPAEDSGKPDHKDDDKNDNTSADAPAAKGDQKNTTEAPRRERRGASRDAGSSARGNDEADRESSGSREGAAPGEGDRREKGKQDNQNDGRGQDGGGDQDQNSGGQQGRGGSNQQDDDGEGRQGRRGRRFRDRDRRRRGERSGEGGDTELREDDVVQPVAGILDVLDNYAFVRTSGYLAGPHDVYVSMNMVRKNGLRRGDAVTGAVRVPKEGEQPNQRQKFNPLVRLDSINGGSVEDAKKRPDFSKLTPLYPNQRLRLETTSDRLTTRVIDLIMPIGKGQRALIVSPPKAGKTTILQDIANAITRNNPECHLMVVLVDERPEEVTDMTRSVKGEVIASTFDRPPTDHTAVAELAIERAKRLVEQGKDVVVLLDSITRLGRAYNNASPASGRILSGGVDSTALYPPKRFLGAARNIEEGGSLTIIATAMVETGSTGDTVIFEEFKGTGNAELKLDRKISERRVFPAVDVNPSGTRKDELLLSPDEFGIVHKLRRVLSGLDSHQAIDLLMSQLRKTKTNYEFLVQVSKTTPGAMDND; this is translated from the coding sequence GTGACTGATACGGACCTGTTCACGGCTGGCGAAAACACTGACGCCAATCAAGTCTCGAATGCCGTGACCACAGACACTCCGGACGCGAAACCCAACGTCTCGGGTGGATCACTGTCCACGATGGTGCTGCCCGAGTTGCGCGCGCTGGCCAATCAAGTTGGCGTCAAAGGGACGTCGGGCATGCGTAAGAACGAACTGATCGCCGCGATCAAGGAAGTCCGGGGGCAGGCCAACGGCGCTCCCGCCAATGGCGCCAAGCCCGCTGAGGACAGCGGCAAGCCGGACCACAAAGACGACGACAAGAACGACAACACCAGCGCCGACGCACCGGCGGCCAAGGGCGACCAGAAGAATACGACCGAGGCGCCCCGCCGCGAACGACGCGGCGCTTCCCGCGATGCGGGATCCTCCGCCCGCGGCAACGACGAGGCCGACCGCGAGAGCTCAGGCAGCCGTGAGGGCGCCGCTCCCGGTGAGGGCGACCGCCGCGAGAAGGGCAAGCAAGACAACCAGAATGACGGCCGTGGCCAAGACGGCGGCGGCGACCAGGATCAGAACTCCGGCGGCCAGCAGGGCCGCGGCGGCTCGAACCAGCAGGACGACGACGGCGAGGGCCGTCAGGGCCGGCGGGGACGCCGCTTCCGCGATCGTGACCGTCGCCGCCGGGGTGAGCGCTCCGGTGAGGGCGGCGACACCGAGCTGCGCGAGGACGACGTCGTCCAGCCGGTTGCCGGAATTCTTGACGTTCTCGACAATTACGCGTTCGTGCGCACCTCGGGCTACCTGGCCGGCCCGCACGACGTCTATGTGTCGATGAACATGGTGCGCAAGAACGGTCTTCGTCGTGGTGACGCAGTCACCGGCGCGGTCCGCGTGCCCAAGGAAGGCGAACAGCCCAACCAGCGGCAGAAGTTCAACCCGTTGGTGCGCCTGGACAGTATCAACGGCGGCTCAGTCGAGGACGCCAAGAAGCGCCCCGATTTTTCCAAGCTGACGCCGTTGTACCCCAACCAGCGCCTACGTCTGGAAACCACCAGCGACCGGCTGACCACCCGGGTCATCGACCTGATCATGCCGATCGGCAAGGGCCAGCGCGCGCTGATCGTGTCGCCGCCCAAGGCCGGTAAGACGACGATCCTGCAGGACATCGCCAACGCGATCACCCGGAATAACCCGGAGTGCCACCTCATGGTCGTGCTCGTCGACGAGCGGCCCGAGGAGGTCACCGACATGACCCGCTCGGTCAAGGGCGAGGTCATCGCCTCGACCTTCGACCGGCCGCCCACCGACCACACAGCGGTCGCCGAGCTGGCGATTGAGCGGGCCAAGCGTCTCGTCGAGCAGGGCAAGGACGTTGTCGTGCTGCTCGACTCGATCACCCGGCTGGGCCGCGCGTACAACAACGCGTCGCCCGCGTCGGGCCGAATCCTGTCCGGTGGTGTCGACTCCACCGCGCTGTACCCGCCCAAGCGGTTCCTCGGCGCGGCGCGCAACATCGAGGAGGGCGGGTCGCTGACCATCATCGCCACCGCGATGGTTGAGACCGGCTCCACCGGTGACACGGTCATCTTCGAGGAGTTCAAGGGCACCGGTAACGCGGAGCTCAAGCTGGACCGCAAGATCTCCGAGCGCCGGGTGTTCCCCGCCGTCGACGTGAACCCCTCGGGCACCCGCAAGGACGAGCTTTTGCTGTCGCCCGACGAGTTCGGCATCGTGCACAAGCTGCGCCGGGTGCTGTCGGGTCTGGACTCGCACCAGGCCATCGACCTGCTGATGTCGCAGCTGCGCAAGACCAAGACCAACTACGAGTTCCTGGTCCAGGTGTCCAAGACGACACCCGGGGCGATGGACAACGACTAG
- the thrB gene encoding homoserine kinase: MLPAGLVASAVVSASSANLGPGFDSIGLALSLYDEIIVETTDSGLVVLVEGEGAGQLPVGPEHLVVRALECGLRAVGVRAPGLVVRCRNAIPHSRGLGSSAAAVVGGLAAANGLVAQTDWTSLSATQLIQLSSEFEGHPDNAAAAVLGGAVVSWVDRSGDRPQYAAVPLRLHPDIHLYSAIPEERSLTAETRVLLPAQVSHEDARFNVSRTALLVVALTERPDLLMAATEDVLHQPQRAPAMPASAEYLRLLRRHNVAATLSGAGPSLIALTRSAELPREVAEYGEANGFAITEMAAGEPVRWSPGVTVVG, translated from the coding sequence ATGCTGCCCGCCGGGCTGGTGGCCAGCGCCGTGGTATCGGCGTCCAGCGCCAATCTTGGTCCCGGCTTTGACAGCATCGGTCTGGCACTGAGCCTGTACGACGAAATCATCGTCGAGACAACCGATTCCGGGCTGGTCGTGCTGGTCGAGGGCGAAGGCGCGGGCCAGCTGCCGGTGGGTCCCGAACACCTGGTGGTGCGCGCCCTGGAGTGCGGTCTGCGGGCAGTCGGGGTCCGCGCGCCGGGCCTGGTAGTGCGCTGCCGCAACGCCATCCCGCACTCCCGCGGCCTGGGCTCGTCGGCAGCCGCGGTGGTCGGCGGCCTGGCGGCCGCAAACGGCCTTGTCGCACAAACGGATTGGACGTCGCTCAGCGCAACCCAACTGATCCAGCTGTCCTCGGAGTTCGAGGGTCACCCCGACAACGCCGCGGCCGCCGTATTGGGCGGCGCGGTCGTTTCGTGGGTCGACCGCAGCGGCGACCGTCCCCAGTATGCGGCCGTGCCGCTGCGGCTGCACCCCGATATCCACCTGTACTCCGCGATTCCCGAGGAACGATCGCTCACCGCCGAGACCCGCGTGCTGCTGCCCGCGCAGGTCAGTCACGAGGACGCGCGCTTCAACGTCAGCCGCACCGCGTTGCTGGTAGTGGCGCTCACCGAACGCCCGGACCTGCTGATGGCGGCCACCGAAGATGTGTTGCACCAGCCGCAGCGCGCTCCGGCCATGCCGGCCTCGGCGGAATATTTGCGCCTGCTGCGACGTCATAACGTGGCAGCGACGCTTTCCGGGGCTGGACCCTCATTGATCGCGTTAACCAGATCGGCGGAGTTGCCCCGCGAAGTGGCGGAGTACGGCGAGGCCAACGGGTTTGCCATCACCGAGATGGCCGCTGGCGAACCAGTTCGCTGGAGTCCCGGAGTCACTGTCGTCGGTTGA
- the prfA gene encoding peptide chain release factor 1, protein MTKPVQTIDVLLAEHADLERRLADPELHSNPDEARKAGRRFARLAPIVGTYRKLVAARDDLETARELAADDASFAAEVTDLETQVAELDTQLTDMLAPRDPHDADDIVLEVKSGEGGEESALFAADLARMYIRYAERHGWTVTVLDETTSDLGGYKDATLAIASKGDTADGVWSRMKFEGGVHRVQRVPVTESQGRVHTSAAGVLVYPEPEEVGEVQIDESDLRIDVYRSSGKGGQGVNTTDSAVRITHLPTGIVVTCQNERSQLQNKARALQVLAARLQALAEEQALADASADRASQIRTVDRSERIRTYNFPENRIADHRINFKSHNLDQVLDGDLDALFEALAAADKQSRLQQA, encoded by the coding sequence GTGACCAAGCCGGTACAGACCATTGATGTGCTGCTGGCCGAGCACGCCGACCTCGAGCGCCGGCTGGCGGATCCGGAATTGCACAGCAATCCCGACGAGGCCCGCAAGGCCGGTCGGCGGTTCGCCCGGCTGGCCCCGATCGTGGGTACCTACCGCAAGCTGGTGGCCGCGCGCGACGATCTGGAAACGGCGCGAGAGCTGGCCGCCGATGACGCGTCCTTCGCCGCCGAGGTGACGGATCTGGAAACCCAGGTGGCCGAGTTGGACACCCAACTCACCGACATGCTGGCGCCGCGTGACCCGCATGACGCCGACGACATCGTGCTCGAAGTGAAATCCGGTGAGGGCGGCGAAGAATCGGCGCTGTTCGCCGCCGACCTGGCGCGGATGTACATCCGCTACGCCGAGCGACACGGCTGGACCGTCACCGTCCTGGACGAAACCACCTCGGACCTGGGCGGCTACAAGGACGCGACGCTGGCCATCGCCAGCAAGGGCGATACCGCCGACGGGGTCTGGTCGCGGATGAAATTCGAGGGCGGAGTGCACCGGGTGCAACGCGTCCCGGTAACGGAATCCCAAGGCCGCGTCCATACTTCGGCGGCCGGCGTGCTGGTGTATCCCGAACCCGAAGAAGTCGGCGAGGTGCAGATCGACGAGTCGGACCTGCGCATCGATGTCTATCGCTCGTCGGGGAAGGGCGGCCAGGGCGTCAACACCACCGACTCCGCGGTGCGCATCACGCACCTGCCTACCGGCATCGTCGTCACCTGCCAGAACGAACGCTCACAGCTGCAGAACAAGGCCCGCGCGCTGCAGGTCCTGGCCGCCCGCCTGCAGGCCCTGGCCGAGGAGCAGGCCCTGGCGGATGCCTCGGCGGACCGGGCCAGCCAGATCCGCACCGTGGACCGCAGCGAACGCATCCGCACCTATAACTTCCCGGAGAACCGGATCGCGGACCACCGCATCAACTTCAAGTCGCACAACCTCGACCAGGTTCTCGACGGCGACCTCGACGCCCTGTTCGAGGCCCTGGCCGCCGCCGACAAGCAGTCCCGGCTGCAACAGGCATGA
- a CDS encoding homoserine dehydrogenase, whose translation MPRDEKPVGVAVLGLGNVGSEVVRIIEDSADDLAARVGAPVVLRGVGVRRVAEGRGVPVELLTDDIEALAARDDVDIVVELMGPVEPARKAILCALEHGKSVVTANKALLATSTGELAQAAESAHVDLYFEAAVAGAIPVIRPLTQSLAGDTVLRVAGIVNGTTNYILSAMDSTGADYDTALAEASALGYAEADPTADVEGYDAAAKAAILASIAFHTRVTADDVYREGITKVTPADFESARALGCTIKLLSICERITTDGQERVSARVYPALVPLSHPLATVNGAFNAVVVEAKASGRLMFYGQGAGGAPTASAVAGDMVMAARNRVLGSRGPRESKYAQLPVAPMGFISTRYYVSMNVADKPGVLSSVAAEFAKREVSIAEVRQEGVADEGGRRVGARIVVVTHTATDAALSETVEALADLDAVQSVTSVLRLEGTTL comes from the coding sequence GTGCCCCGTGACGAAAAGCCGGTCGGTGTAGCGGTACTCGGATTGGGCAACGTCGGCAGCGAAGTTGTCCGAATCATCGAGGACAGCGCTGATGACCTCGCCGCTCGCGTTGGCGCACCCGTGGTGTTGCGTGGCGTCGGAGTGCGCCGCGTCGCCGAGGGCCGTGGTGTTCCCGTCGAGCTGCTCACCGATGACATCGAAGCGCTCGCCGCGCGCGACGACGTCGACATTGTCGTGGAACTGATGGGACCGGTGGAACCCGCGCGCAAGGCCATCCTGTGCGCCCTCGAGCACGGTAAATCGGTCGTCACGGCGAATAAGGCGCTGCTGGCCACCTCTACCGGCGAATTGGCGCAGGCCGCCGAAAGTGCGCATGTCGACCTGTATTTCGAGGCTGCCGTAGCGGGTGCCATTCCGGTCATCCGCCCGCTGACCCAGTCTTTGGCCGGCGACACGGTGCTGCGGGTCGCCGGGATCGTCAACGGCACCACCAACTACATCTTGTCCGCGATGGACAGCACCGGCGCCGACTACGACACGGCGCTGGCCGAAGCCAGCGCGTTGGGTTATGCCGAGGCCGACCCCACCGCCGACGTCGAGGGCTACGACGCCGCAGCCAAGGCGGCGATCCTGGCGTCCATTGCTTTTCACACCCGGGTGACCGCCGACGACGTGTACCGCGAGGGCATCACAAAAGTCACCCCGGCCGACTTCGAATCGGCCCGGGCCCTGGGGTGCACCATCAAGCTGCTGTCCATCTGCGAGCGCATCACAACCGATGGCCAGGAGCGGGTTTCGGCGCGGGTCTACCCGGCACTCGTGCCGTTGTCGCACCCGCTGGCCACCGTCAACGGCGCCTTCAACGCGGTGGTGGTCGAGGCCAAGGCCTCCGGCCGGCTGATGTTCTACGGCCAAGGCGCCGGTGGCGCGCCGACCGCGTCCGCGGTCGCCGGTGACATGGTGATGGCAGCGCGCAACCGGGTGCTGGGCAGCCGCGGGCCGCGGGAATCCAAATACGCCCAACTTCCGGTCGCCCCAATGGGTTTCATCTCCACGCGTTACTACGTCAGCATGAATGTCGCCGACAAGCCCGGCGTGCTGTCCTCGGTGGCGGCCGAATTCGCCAAGCGTGAGGTCAGCATCGCCGAGGTCCGTCAGGAAGGTGTCGCGGACGAAGGCGGGCGACGGGTGGGTGCGCGCATCGTCGTGGTCACCCACACCGCGACGGATGCCGCGCTGTCCGAAACCGTCGAGGCGCTGGCCGATTTGGATGCCGTGCAGAGCGTCACCAGCGTGCTACGACTGGAAGGGACCACCCTATGA